The following proteins are encoded in a genomic region of Pikeienuella piscinae:
- a CDS encoding succinylglutamate desuccinylase/aspartoacylase family protein: MKLVNVVDSSRYSIQLYNSSYTEGGGMGSTSAKSRITCEIDFAKTGRQSGYLRAPLSRNTSAWGVVEIPIVVVRNGSGPTILFTGGVHGDEYEGPIAISTLARTLDPGAVEGCVIMMPAVNVPAVHNDTRLSPVDNRDLNRCFPGDPRGVFSEMLAHYIDSVILPMVDVSVDLHTAGHSGDSIYSTNMHHLEDRAAMKRTMEAAAAFGAPFNVVFSGVDEGATLTSSVERRGILSLGTELGGWGRVSVEGTRLARRGVKNILKHFGVIEGVPDTRQADGSLATRHMTVADRDCYSFAPAVGTFEPRNVAGEDVHAGQPAGYLHFVEDVDKPPVEVRYKRSGVLWMSAGPGRVARGDTIAVVMSDHVAT; encoded by the coding sequence GTGAAACTCGTCAACGTTGTTGACAGCAGTCGATATAGTATACAATTATACAATTCAAGCTATACGGAAGGGGGCGGTATGGGCTCCACGAGCGCGAAAAGCCGCATTACCTGTGAGATCGATTTCGCGAAGACAGGTCGCCAGTCGGGGTATCTGCGCGCACCGCTTTCGCGCAATACATCGGCCTGGGGCGTGGTCGAGATTCCCATCGTCGTCGTCCGGAACGGCTCCGGCCCGACCATCCTCTTCACAGGCGGCGTTCACGGCGACGAGTATGAAGGTCCGATCGCCATTTCGACGTTGGCGCGCACGCTGGACCCCGGCGCGGTGGAGGGGTGCGTCATCATGATGCCCGCGGTCAACGTTCCCGCCGTGCACAACGACACGAGGCTGTCGCCAGTCGACAATCGAGATCTGAATCGCTGTTTTCCGGGCGATCCCCGCGGCGTCTTCAGCGAAATGCTGGCGCACTACATCGACAGCGTGATCCTGCCGATGGTCGACGTCTCGGTCGACTTGCATACGGCAGGGCATTCGGGTGATTCCATATACTCGACCAACATGCATCATCTGGAAGATCGGGCGGCCATGAAGCGCACGATGGAGGCGGCGGCGGCCTTCGGGGCCCCGTTCAACGTGGTGTTCTCCGGCGTCGACGAAGGAGCGACGTTGACGTCGAGCGTCGAGCGGCGCGGAATACTGTCGCTTGGTACGGAGTTGGGCGGCTGGGGGCGGGTCAGCGTCGAGGGCACGCGCCTCGCGCGGCGCGGCGTGAAGAATATTCTCAAGCATTTCGGCGTGATCGAGGGCGTGCCGGATACCCGTCAGGCCGATGGGTCGTTGGCCACAAGGCACATGACGGTCGCCGATCGCGACTGCTATTCCTTCGCCCCCGCAGTCGGCACGTTCGAGCCGCGCAATGTCGCCGGCGAGGATGTTCATGCCGGTCAGCCGGCGGGCTACCTGCACTTTGTGGAGGATGTCGACAAACCGCCTGTCGAGGTAAGATACAAACGCAGCGGCGTTCTGTGGATGTCGGCCGGTCCGGGACGGGTGGCGCGCGGAGATACCATCGCCGTCGTCATGTCCGACCATGTCGCCACATAA
- a CDS encoding mandelate racemase/muconate lactonizing enzyme family protein: MHAPSQQTIEPARITRVAVAPLIGESPPGGWSNEIKPDDSVHALVAVSTDTGVTGFGSAFTDGRLVEAAARVLEPLLLGENALEPMKVSEKLHQNTFWMGRGGSLTHAISGIDIALWDILGKATGLSVGQLAGGRHRRRVTPYCSLLMDAPEVMADEIIRFREQGFRAFKIGWGPFGRRDDPALDEAIIGAARRALPDGGKLMVDAGASDAYWPNGLKWALRTADMLAAHDVAWFEEPLPPDAIDDFVELRRQSRTPIAGGEVLTRRQSYFPFFTRGAFDIVQPDVTKVGGFSEQRRIAWMAQDFGVRYVGHGWNTALGLAADLQLATALPNVDLVEYIGGSAYVDNIMTDPFSLDSDGMLTIPDKPGLGVALDPDKVARYAPDAAQLFADS; the protein is encoded by the coding sequence ATGCACGCGCCATCTCAGCAAACCATCGAACCCGCCCGGATTACGCGCGTCGCGGTCGCGCCGCTGATCGGCGAAAGCCCTCCTGGCGGCTGGTCGAACGAGATCAAGCCGGACGACTCGGTCCACGCCCTCGTGGCGGTAAGCACAGATACGGGGGTCACCGGCTTCGGCAGCGCCTTCACCGACGGCCGGCTGGTCGAGGCGGCCGCCAGGGTGCTCGAGCCGCTGTTGCTCGGCGAGAACGCGCTGGAGCCGATGAAAGTCAGCGAGAAACTCCATCAGAACACGTTCTGGATGGGGCGTGGCGGATCGCTGACGCATGCGATCAGCGGGATCGACATCGCGCTCTGGGACATTCTGGGCAAGGCCACGGGGCTTTCCGTTGGCCAGCTCGCCGGCGGCCGTCACCGCAGGCGCGTGACGCCATACTGCTCACTTCTCATGGATGCGCCCGAGGTGATGGCGGACGAGATCATACGCTTTCGCGAGCAGGGATTCAGAGCGTTCAAAATTGGCTGGGGTCCGTTCGGCAGACGGGACGACCCGGCGCTCGACGAGGCCATCATCGGCGCAGCCCGGCGCGCCCTGCCTGACGGCGGCAAGCTGATGGTCGACGCCGGGGCCAGCGACGCCTATTGGCCGAACGGGCTGAAATGGGCGCTGCGCACCGCCGACATGCTCGCCGCGCATGATGTCGCCTGGTTCGAGGAGCCCCTGCCCCCTGACGCGATCGACGATTTCGTCGAGCTGCGCCGCCAGAGCAGAACCCCGATCGCCGGTGGCGAAGTGCTGACTCGCCGCCAGTCCTATTTCCCCTTTTTCACGCGAGGCGCCTTTGACATCGTTCAGCCGGACGTGACGAAGGTCGGCGGCTTCAGCGAGCAACGCCGCATCGCTTGGATGGCGCAGGATTTCGGCGTTCGCTATGTCGGCCATGGCTGGAACACGGCGCTCGGGCTCGCCGCGGATCTGCAACTGGCCACAGCGCTGCCGAATGTCGACCTGGTCGAATATATCGGCGGCAGCGCCTATGTGGACAATATCATGACCGACCCGTTCAGCCTCGATTCCGACGGCATGCTGACCATTCCTGACAAACCCGGCCTCGGTGTCGCGCTGGACCCGGACAAGGTCGCTCGCTACGCGCCCGATGCCGCGCAGCTCTTCGCCGATAGCTGA
- a CDS encoding GntR family transcriptional regulator encodes MATSIRGARRNKGDMKKLRPLETRTLVDQVVDAIVEATATGVFLPGDRIVEAEIARSLNVSRVPVREALRILESQGIVVNTRYRGMRLMDVGVERLEKILKVRLALETLAAREVLEKMRDDPDLLRPLEKVVADLHAAARRKDAYEVARLDAEFHRVLCDISGNEILLQLWEPLSRQLTIIFGLSTFQKELASIVSEHDSLLESLTEGDMNATEKAMKVHILDYTQAIDYEGFVERLRQLETRSPD; translated from the coding sequence ATGGCCACATCCATTCGCGGCGCGCGCAGGAACAAGGGCGACATGAAGAAACTTCGTCCTCTGGAGACGCGTACCCTGGTGGACCAGGTGGTCGACGCGATCGTCGAAGCGACCGCCACGGGCGTATTCCTGCCGGGCGACAGGATCGTGGAAGCTGAAATCGCGCGGTCGCTGAATGTCAGCCGCGTTCCCGTCCGTGAGGCGTTGAGAATTCTGGAAAGCCAGGGGATCGTCGTCAACACGCGCTATCGCGGCATGCGGCTCATGGATGTCGGCGTCGAGCGGCTGGAGAAAATCCTCAAGGTCCGGCTCGCGCTGGAGACTTTAGCGGCGCGCGAAGTGCTGGAGAAGATGAGGGACGATCCGGACCTACTCCGGCCGCTGGAGAAAGTGGTCGCGGATCTGCACGCGGCCGCCCGGCGAAAGGACGCCTACGAGGTGGCCCGGCTGGACGCGGAGTTTCATCGCGTGCTGTGCGACATATCCGGCAACGAGATTCTGCTTCAGCTATGGGAGCCGCTGTCGCGCCAGTTGACGATCATATTCGGTCTGTCGACCTTTCAGAAGGAACTCGCGAGCATCGTCTCTGAGCACGACAGCCTCCTCGAGTCGCTGACCGAGGGCGACATGAACGCCACCGAAAAAGCGATGAAAGTGCATATTCTCGACTACACCCAGGCGATCGACTACGAGGGTTTCGTCGAACGGCTGCGACAGCTCGAAACGCGAAGTCCCGATTGA
- a CDS encoding 2-hydroxyacid dehydrogenase — protein MSKPEILFVGDGPDWYLQRFAQDFVLHRLPGGGAAALDPAVAARVEALVAAGPVDAALIDALPALRLIANAGAGYEKVDVAAAGRRNIPVTNTPDVTDGCVADLALGLLLAVGREIVRGDRFVRDGRWSSGGYPLARRFHGRRMGVLGLGRIGQAIAARARAFDMSIAYHNRRKVPGVDAVHHPSLLSLAAACDYLVVACPGGDATHHLVDRAALEALGPDGIVVNISRGAVIDEQALIEALETGAIAGAGLDVFEHEPEVPERLKALENVVLTPHRGGGTVETWEAACDLVKANLRAFFDGKPLLTPIGEC, from the coding sequence ATGTCCAAGCCGGAAATTCTGTTCGTCGGCGATGGCCCAGACTGGTACCTGCAGCGCTTCGCGCAGGATTTCGTCCTGCATCGCCTGCCAGGGGGCGGCGCCGCAGCGCTCGATCCCGCGGTCGCCGCGCGGGTGGAGGCGCTCGTCGCCGCCGGTCCGGTCGACGCCGCGCTCATCGACGCGCTTCCCGCCCTGAGACTGATCGCCAACGCCGGTGCGGGTTATGAAAAGGTCGACGTGGCCGCCGCCGGCAGACGGAACATACCTGTCACCAACACGCCGGATGTGACGGATGGCTGCGTGGCCGACCTTGCGCTGGGCCTTCTGCTCGCCGTCGGCCGCGAGATCGTGCGCGGCGACCGCTTCGTGCGTGATGGGCGGTGGTCGTCGGGCGGATACCCGTTGGCGCGTCGCTTCCACGGGCGGCGCATGGGCGTCCTCGGCCTGGGACGCATCGGCCAGGCCATCGCCGCGCGGGCGCGCGCTTTCGACATGAGCATCGCCTATCATAACCGCCGGAAGGTTCCCGGCGTCGACGCCGTTCACCATCCCTCTCTGCTATCTCTCGCCGCGGCTTGCGATTACCTGGTCGTGGCGTGTCCCGGCGGGGACGCGACCCATCATCTCGTCGATCGCGCCGCGCTTGAAGCGCTGGGTCCGGACGGCATTGTCGTCAACATATCCCGCGGCGCCGTGATCGACGAACAGGCGCTGATCGAGGCGCTGGAAACCGGTGCGATCGCCGGCGCCGGGCTCGACGTCTTCGAACATGAGCCGGAGGTTCCGGAACGGCTGAAGGCGCTGGAGAACGTCGTGCTGACGCCACATCGCGGTGGAGGAACGGTCGAGACCTGGGAGGCGGCGTGCGATCTGGTGAAGGCCAATCTGAGAGCGTTCTTCGACGGAAAGCCGCTCCTGACGCCGATCGGCGAGTGCTGA
- a CDS encoding ABC transporter substrate-binding protein: MAWTRRDFLKTSAMVGVSASGAAAPFGVAAQASETPKAGGAAVVAMNAATETIDPHFSRSQAARNVLMHMYETLVTIGENGAPKLQLAENLEVSKDYQTYTFSLRKGVPFHNGKEMTSEDVKRSLERYARVSPEKIRLEPVDRITTPDASTVVVQLKRPVPSWIELIKSPASPLTIIPSEECDKGANDIASIATGPFEFVEWDGVTQLGMRKFADYKPNDAFDGRDGYGGKRTAWLDEVTFKVVTEASSRVSGVQVGEFTLADDIPIPAAKRLERDGAFKTYDRLPISINLVPMNVARAPTDKRLVRSAIQHVLNTEEIMGIATDGLFQLNPSFVYPDSPFYPEKADELVYNRADPEHAKALLEEAGYAGEEVVLLTSSDIASLKEAAVVMAEQIKSIGIPVDMKVLDWPGANAMRADPTAYNMFSTAYAIQPMLGPFQYQRLVSGPDNWFYYDDDPKMEDAWDRLLSAGNDPDRAAAWWDIEHHLNHEAYLLKLGDRGIKQASASSLQNFAPFDAMRMWDVWLS, from the coding sequence ATGGCCTGGACAAGACGTGATTTTCTCAAGACCAGCGCGATGGTCGGTGTATCGGCGTCGGGCGCGGCGGCGCCTTTCGGCGTCGCGGCGCAGGCGAGCGAAACGCCGAAAGCCGGAGGCGCGGCTGTCGTCGCCATGAACGCGGCCACTGAAACCATCGACCCGCATTTTTCACGATCGCAGGCTGCGCGCAACGTGCTCATGCATATGTATGAAACGCTCGTGACGATCGGCGAAAACGGCGCGCCCAAACTGCAGCTCGCTGAAAACCTCGAAGTTTCTAAAGACTATCAGACCTATACGTTCAGCCTGCGCAAGGGAGTGCCGTTTCACAACGGCAAGGAGATGACCTCGGAAGACGTGAAGCGCTCACTGGAGCGCTATGCGCGCGTCAGCCCCGAAAAGATCAGGCTCGAACCGGTGGACCGTATCACCACCCCCGACGCCAGCACGGTCGTGGTCCAGCTCAAGCGACCGGTTCCCAGCTGGATCGAGTTGATCAAGTCGCCGGCCTCGCCTCTCACAATCATTCCGTCCGAAGAGTGCGACAAGGGCGCCAACGATATCGCCTCGATCGCCACCGGTCCGTTCGAGTTCGTAGAATGGGACGGCGTGACCCAACTCGGCATGCGCAAGTTCGCCGATTACAAACCGAACGATGCTTTCGACGGCCGCGACGGCTATGGCGGAAAACGCACCGCATGGCTCGACGAGGTCACCTTCAAGGTGGTGACCGAGGCGAGCAGCCGCGTCAGCGGCGTGCAGGTCGGTGAGTTCACGCTGGCCGACGACATTCCGATTCCGGCCGCGAAACGTCTGGAGCGCGACGGCGCGTTCAAGACCTATGACAGGCTTCCCATCTCGATCAATCTCGTGCCGATGAACGTGGCGCGCGCGCCGACGGACAAGAGACTGGTCCGCTCCGCGATTCAGCATGTGTTGAACACCGAGGAGATCATGGGCATCGCCACCGACGGCTTGTTCCAGCTCAACCCGTCCTTCGTTTATCCTGACAGTCCTTTCTACCCGGAAAAGGCGGACGAACTCGTCTACAATCGGGCGGATCCGGAGCACGCCAAGGCGCTGCTCGAGGAGGCGGGATACGCCGGCGAAGAAGTGGTGCTGTTGACCAGCTCGGATATCGCGTCACTGAAGGAAGCCGCCGTGGTCATGGCGGAGCAGATCAAGTCCATCGGCATTCCGGTCGACATGAAAGTACTCGATTGGCCGGGCGCCAACGCGATGCGTGCGGACCCGACCGCCTACAACATGTTCAGCACCGCCTACGCGATTCAGCCGATGCTTGGCCCCTTCCAGTATCAGCGCCTCGTGTCGGGACCGGACAACTGGTTCTATTATGACGACGATCCGAAGATGGAAGACGCTTGGGACCGCCTGCTGAGCGCCGGAAACGATCCGGACCGGGCGGCCGCGTGGTGGGATATCGAGCATCACCTGAACCACGAGGCTTATCTGCTGAAGCTCGGCGACCGTGGAATCAAGCAGGCCTCGGCAAGCAGTTTGCAGAACTTCGCGCCTTTCGACGCGATGCGCATGTGGGACGTCTGGCTGTCATGA
- a CDS encoding ABC transporter permease translates to MIDIVVRRLVGMVPVLIGVSLITFALIQIIPGDAAVVIAGPDASTDQVEAIREVLGLDRPLHVQLGIWYWNLLQGDLGDSFLLGRSVTQAIMERLPVTMLLTTYSILLTMPLGVAAGLIAAYRQNTWVDTAVMSVALVGVSVPSFWLSVMGILLFSVTLGWLPTSGYVPPEEGLIACLRSLTLPAISLAVFQIGLLARMTRATTLEVLRQDFIRTARAKGVSEWRAVARHALSNVMIPIVTVVGLLVNVALAGAVVIEQIFVLPGLGQLVVQGILRRDFPVIQGSILAVAVLLVAINLIVDLLYAYLDPRLRND, encoded by the coding sequence ATGATCGATATCGTGGTTCGCCGGTTGGTCGGCATGGTGCCGGTGCTGATCGGCGTTAGCCTGATCACCTTCGCGCTGATCCAGATCATTCCCGGCGACGCGGCGGTCGTGATCGCCGGGCCTGACGCCTCCACCGATCAGGTGGAGGCGATCCGGGAGGTGCTGGGGCTTGATCGGCCGCTGCACGTTCAGCTTGGCATCTGGTACTGGAATCTTCTCCAGGGAGACCTCGGCGATTCGTTCCTGCTCGGCCGCAGTGTGACGCAGGCGATCATGGAGCGGCTTCCCGTAACAATGCTCCTGACCACTTATTCCATCCTGCTGACGATGCCCCTTGGCGTCGCCGCCGGGCTGATCGCCGCGTACCGGCAGAACACCTGGGTGGACACCGCCGTCATGTCGGTTGCGCTGGTAGGGGTTTCGGTTCCCAGTTTCTGGTTGAGCGTGATGGGCATTCTGCTTTTTTCCGTCACGCTCGGCTGGCTGCCGACCAGCGGTTACGTTCCGCCCGAGGAGGGGCTCATCGCCTGCCTGCGCTCGCTCACCCTGCCGGCCATATCGCTGGCCGTCTTCCAGATTGGTCTTCTTGCGCGCATGACCCGGGCGACGACGCTCGAGGTTCTCCGCCAGGATTTCATTCGCACCGCGCGCGCCAAAGGCGTCTCCGAATGGCGGGCCGTCGCCAGGCACGCCTTGTCGAATGTCATGATTCCGATCGTCACCGTGGTCGGCCTGCTTGTGAACGTGGCGCTTGCGGGCGCCGTGGTGATTGAACAGATCTTCGTGCTCCCGGGCCTCGGCCAACTGGTCGTACAGGGCATCCTGCGTCGGGACTTCCCCGTCATCCAGGGATCCATACTCGCGGTCGCCGTATTGCTGGTGGCGATCAACCTGATTGTCGATCTCCTTTACGCCTATCTCGATCCAAGGCTCCGCAATGACTGA
- a CDS encoding ABC transporter permease, protein MTDANAEPVSGRPTAPWRKTLRRLFGHRGFVIGAVILVIMLVIAVAGVLGVTGDPLAISYKSRLVPPSQEFLFGTDHYGRSIFTRVMAGAHLSLVIGASVVAITAVLGTLIGAAAGYFQRLDGIIMRSMDALMAFPPLMLAIAIAAALGMGLVNLVVALGVTYTPRTARIARAAVLGVRRAEYVESARLSGASDSRIILRHILPNSMAPLVVDLTFVFAYAILAEAALSFLGVGPPPPTPTWGNIIAEGRDYMVEAPWISIFPGLIIAFTVLGLNMLGDGLRDVLDPRLNAS, encoded by the coding sequence ATGACTGACGCGAACGCGGAACCGGTTTCCGGTCGGCCCACTGCGCCATGGCGCAAAACACTACGCCGGCTGTTCGGCCACAGGGGATTCGTGATCGGCGCGGTTATCCTCGTCATCATGCTCGTCATCGCCGTCGCGGGGGTGCTGGGCGTGACCGGCGATCCGCTGGCGATCAGCTACAAGTCGCGCCTCGTCCCGCCGTCGCAGGAGTTCCTCTTCGGCACGGACCATTACGGGCGAAGCATATTCACCCGGGTCATGGCCGGCGCCCATCTATCCCTCGTCATCGGCGCCAGCGTCGTCGCGATCACCGCCGTCTTGGGCACATTGATCGGGGCCGCCGCGGGTTACTTCCAGCGGCTCGACGGGATCATCATGCGCAGTATGGACGCCCTGATGGCGTTTCCGCCATTGATGCTCGCGATCGCCATCGCGGCGGCCCTGGGAATGGGGCTCGTCAACCTCGTCGTCGCGCTCGGCGTCACGTACACGCCGCGCACCGCGCGCATCGCACGGGCTGCGGTTCTCGGCGTCAGAAGGGCTGAATACGTCGAATCCGCCCGCCTTTCAGGCGCCAGCGACAGCCGCATTATCCTGCGGCACATCCTGCCCAACAGCATGGCGCCGCTCGTCGTCGATCTGACGTTCGTCTTCGCCTATGCGATCCTGGCGGAAGCCGCGCTCAGTTTTCTCGGTGTCGGGCCGCCTCCTCCGACGCCCACATGGGGCAACATCATCGCCGAAGGGCGAGACTACATGGTCGAGGCGCCGTGGATCAGCATCTTTCCCGGCTTGATCATCGCCTTCACAGTGCTCGGGCTGAACATGCTCGGCGACGGTTTGCGGGACGTTCTCGATCCGCGTCTGAACGCGTCATAG